A genomic window from Phaeodactylum tricornutum CCAP 1055/1 PHATR_bd_35x35 genomic scaffold, whole genome shotgun sequence includes:
- a CDS encoding predicted protein, which yields MVKMLEPTSIVVEHVEDDRKVFVSRVPLNFSQASIKRLIEGSVGADVVQEVVFTYDNDEQAIGGDSKSKHKGYAFCVMENVDSAAAAISLGIVKGGRTETSKKSHTLYLSAYKHEAKDEKEIPDICFLWIHKRCPYGENCKFVHHGNGGVLDQRAVSAFPKPRKCWDFKKGKCKMGDTCPFSHEGIEPISIKEKIDRPSSEKDCINWKTKGKCRKGETCPYRHSVSLREQAIAKLATNRPGESAFQTVAPGKRTSEPLSVRVFGLNYETKESDVRDFLAPCGTIMNVSFPCWNDSGRSKGYCEVLFQSPKAVAAATALDGSDLHGRWLSIQAGK from the coding sequence ATGGTCAAGATGTTGGAGCCTACCTCCATTGTAGTAGAACACGTCGAAGATGACCGCAAGGTTTTCGTGTCTCGCGTTCCTCTTAATTTTTCGCAGGCATCAATCAAAAGGCTGATCGAGGGAAGTGTGGGTGCCGACGTGGTCCAGGAGGTTGTCTTTACGTACGATAACGACGAGCAAGCGATAGGCGGCGACTCAAAATCTAAACACAAGGGATACGCGTTTTGCGTCATGGAAAACGTCGATAGCGCGGCGGCCGCAATCTCATTGGGTATCGTAAAAGGAGGTCGGACAGAAACTTCAAAGAAATCGCACACGTTGTATTTGTCTGCGTATAAGCATGAAGCGAAAgacgagaaagaaattcCCGACATCTGTTTCTTATGGATTCACAAAAGGTGTCCTTACGGGGAAAATTGCAAGTTTGTACACCACGGCAACGGAGGAGTTTTGGATCAACGTGCTGTTTCCGCTTTTCCGAAACCGAGAAAGTGCTGGGACTTTAAAAAAGGAAAGTGCAAAATGGGCGATACTTGTCCTTTTTCCCATGAAGGAATTGAGCCCATTTCGATCAAGGAAAAAATCGATCGTCCTTCCTCGGAAAAGGATTGCATCAACTGGAAAACAAAGGGAAAATGTCGAAAGGGTGAGACTTGTCCATACCGTCACAGCGTCTCTCTTCGTGAGCAAGCTATTGCCAAACTCGCAACGAATCGGCCTGGCGAGTCTGCTTTCCAGACGGTAGCACCGGGCAAGAGGACTAGTGAGCCCCTTTCCGTTCGCGTCTTTGGATTGAACtacgaaacaaaagaaagcGATGTTCGTGACTTTTTGGCACCCTGCGGTACCATTATGAATGTATCGTTTCCTTGCTGGAATGATAGCGGGCGGAGCAAAGGCTACTGCGAAGTACTATTTCAAAGTCCCAAagccgtggcggcggcaacCGCACTGGACGGCTCTGACCTACACGGACGTTGGCTTTCCATCCAAGCAGGCAAGAT
- a CDS encoding predicted protein, with product MSSTTSDEAAATEALKSCPTIRLRNGMEHPAIGFGTYKVGFIPASAKCVSDALKVGYRFLECAEFYGNEAEVGKAIATSGVERSDLFLCSKVWTTTIEKGREAISKQLEKTLADLQTDYLDLYLIHWPVPGHHVQAYKTLEIMLEEGKIRGIGVSNYALEDYLELKEAGIKHLPLVNQIEINPFLYRKSTISAFQQEGVVLQSYRSLRDGKAFDDGVLKEIANARQKSPAQVLGRWCVQHGFVYVPKSVKKSRMIENANVFDFELSVEEMTRLDALTTQNAIETFKGLYQKCVNRDTSKDGTLEGVKMNITAD from the exons ATGTCGTCAACCACATCGGACGAAGCTGCCGCCACAGAAGCACTCAAGAGTTGCCCTACCATCCGGCTTCGGAACGGTATGGAGCATCCTGCAATAGGTTTCGGAACCTACAAAGTAGGATTTATTCCAGCGTCTGCTA AATGCGTCAGCGACGCTTTGAAAGTCGGCTATCGCTTTCTAGAATGCGCCGAGTTTTATGGAAACGAAGCCGAAGTAGGCAAAGCCATTGCTACATCAGGGGTTGAACGAAGCGACTTATTCCTTTGCTCCAAGGTGTGGACCACGACCATAGAAAAGGGTCGGGAAGCCATTTCCAAGCAATTGGAAAAGACTCTGGCAGACTTGCAAACGGACTACCTAGATTTGTATTTGATCCATTGGCCCGTTCCTGGGCATCACGTTCAAGCGTACAAAACACTCGAAATTATGCTAGAGGAGGGAAAGATTCGTGGGATTGGTGTTTCGAACTACGCTCTGGAAGATTATCTGGAGCTGAAGGAGGCAGGAATTAAGCATCTGCCGTTGGTCAATCAAATCGAAATCAACCCTTTTCTGTATCGGAAAAGCACGATCTCAGCATTTCAGCAAGAAGGAGTTGTTCTGCAGTCCTATCGAAGTTTACGAGATGGCAAAGCGTTTGATGATGGGGTGCTCAAGGAGATCGCCAACGCTCGACAGAAGTCACCGGCGCAGGTCCTCGGTCGATGGTGCGTTCAACACGGATTTGTCTACGTCCCCAAGTCGGTCAAGAAGTCTCGTATGATAGAAAATGCCAATGTTTTTGACTTCGAGCTGTCTGTAGAAGAAATGACTAGATTGGATGCCTTGACGACGCAAAATGCTATTGAGACCTTCAAGGGGCTATACCAGAAATGCGTTAATCGAGATACAAGCAAGGACGGAACCTTGGAGGGTGTCAAGATGAATATAACCGCTGACTAG
- a CDS encoding predicted protein: MSSSALPDKRRTLQKLVVDSNNDLAEAATPITSNRHGFEILSTIELPAVADSLSAPVRTASLSSIQHAEISSPSTVQLPRFSSQEIEPILAPRQMFLPMNESNGQQLSSRGTISYQTSNGFFPYVPALPLARSGDADYLATFVLCVSTLTPPLLEYIVFRITYFLQNMPITSGLNFPRRSEVTRKHIPQTRQRPPQDGDGRVRGIVNFGQTCFLNSVMQSLASLEPFVAYLEYVVEKEKKDTLQSYFSEPTTGDDLPDSRVSEGVLSLLLAVNGVVHTESIDPREILVSVGQQHSQFKSKSGGSSRHHIGNEQQDAEEFLQALVGMIVGDAKLDGESSVVPSAFAGFCNSDCEQDDILTVLSRERSPHIVRSDADSYIPSLLVGGKRDGVDKQPPSQVAAKDSRPITSAKERIQSVSPVNNFQGQREEKKQEDFEMCVPEVRSEGSDVHARSLTPGKTTSTPLICDLDARDRRELSTAMHIMMTTISSITPSPFCGWLGSTLQCRICKHIRPIQNAAFFDIPVVPTTVLASSGRRSYAGTPQKPESAPSPPCRLEECLERFTNVERVQDVECRCCTLRNLIEKLEEDVDFLRGAVEALHAKSKRNEHNKEDEQGFYLRDELERTERRLNDARQINPDDDARVDAFLLSDPSDSLEGISESQETKMERVDALKCLLLTRLPSILCIHVQRRYYDPHYNRLSKTAQHVIFPEVLDAGPYCAYGGRVSPTFQWAGTSPRQKFTSNTNSTPSPIHYRLMSAIEHQGGAFSGHYVCYRRSQMTGRWLFISDDSIKEVDWQKVCQCQAYMLFYEAM, encoded by the coding sequence ATGAGCTCTTCTGCTCTCCCAGATAAACGTCGCACACTCCAAAAACTGGTTGTAGATAGCAACAACGACTTGGCGGAAGCCGCCACTCCCATAACTTCGAATCGACACGGTTTCGAGATTCTTTCGACTATCGAACTACCTGCGGTTGCCGATTCACTGTCTGCCCCGGTGCGGACTGCGAGTCTATCATCGATACAACATGCAGAAATTTCATCACCGTCTACTGTCCAATTGCCACGATTCTCTTCTCAGGAGATTGAACCAATTTTAGCACCACGCCAAATGTTTCTGCCTATGAATGAGTCGAATGGGCAACAGCTGTCCTCGCGAGGAACGATTTCATATCAAACATCTAACGGCTTTTTTCCATACGTCCCTGCCCTTCCTCTGGCTCGATCCGGAGACGCCGATTATCTCGCCACCTTTGTTCTTTGTGTCTCTACGTTGACGCCGCCACTTTTGGAGTACATCGTTTTCCGAATAACATATTTTCTCCAAAATATGCCGATTACCTCTGGCCTCAACTTCCCGCGACGGTCGGAAGTGACTCGCAAGCATATCCCGCAGACGCGACAACGTCCACCTCAAGATGGCGATGGCCGTGTGCGGGGTATTGTCAACTTTGGACAAACGTGCTTCCTGAACTCGGTCATGCAATCACTTGCTTCTCTCGAGCCCTTCGTTGCTTATTTGGAATATGTcgtggaaaaggagaagaaAGACACCTTGCAATCGTATTTTTCAGAACCTACCACGGGTGATGATTTACCGGATAGTCGGGTTAGCGAGGGAGTACTGTCCTTGTTACTTGCTGTCAACGGAGTCGTCCACACCGAATCCATCGACCCGCGTGAAATTTTGGTTTCTGTTGGCCAGCAACATTCTCAATTCAAGTCCAAGTCTGGTGGATCTAGCCGCCATCATATCGGTAATGAGCAGCAAGACGCGGAAGAATTTTTACAGGCACTTGTGGGCATGATTGTTGGGGATGCGAAGCTAGATGGTGAATCGTCAGTTGTTCCGTCGGCGTTCGCAGGTTTTTGTAATAGCGATTGTGAACAGGACGACATCCTGACGGTACTATCTAGGGAAAGGAGTCCGCATATCGTCCGCTCCGATGCTGACTCATATATTCCAAGCTTGCTGGTTGGTGGCAAACGCGACGGCGTCGACAAGCAGCCTCCGTCGCAAGTTGCTGCAAAAGACAGTCGGCCTATTACTTCTGCGAAGGAACGCATACAATCTGTAAGCCCTGTAAATAACTTTCAGGGCCAACGCGAGGAAAAGAAACAGGAAGATTTTGAAATGTGCGTCCCTGAAGTCCGATCCGAAGGCAGTGATGTCCACGCCAGGAGCTTGACTCCAGGCAAGACTACGAGCACTCCCCTAATTTGTGATCTAGACGCTAGGGATCGGCGGGAGCTATCGACCGCCATGCACATTATGATGACTACAATTTCTTCGATTACACCGTCTCCGTTCTGCGGCTGGCTGGGTTCGACTCTACAATGTCGGATCTGCAAGCACATTCGACCGATTCAGAATGCAGCCTTCTTCGATATTCCGGTAGTGCCTACGACTGTGTTAGCCTCTTCGGGGCGAAGGTCCTATGCGGGGACGCCTCAGAAACCCGAATCAGCACCCAGCCCGCCGTGTCGGTTGGAAGAATGTTTGGAGCGATTCACCAACGTCGAGCGGGTTCAGGATGTCGAATGCCGCTGCTGTACATTGCGTAACCTTATCGAGAAACTTGAAGAAGATGTCGACTTTTTGCGAGGCGCTGTAGAAGCGTTACATGCCAAGTCGAAGCGCAATGAACACAATAAAGAGGATGAACAAGGCTTTTACTTGCGCGACGAACTAGAACGAACTGAACGCCGGTTAAATGATGCACGCCAGATAAATCCTGATGACGATGCTCGCGTCGATGCGTTCTTATTATCCGACCCAAGTGACTCATTGGAGGGAATATCGGAATCCCAAGAAACAAAGATGGAACGCGTTGACGCTTTGAAATGTCTCCTATTGACGCGGTTACCATCCATATTATGTATTCATGTACAACGTCGATACTACGATCCCCATTACAATCGATTGTCGAAAACAGCGCAACATGTGATCTTCCCTGAGGTTTTGGATGCAGGGCCGTATTGTGCATATGGCGGTCGAGTGAGCCCGACTTTTCAATGGGCCGGAACTTCTCCACGCCAGAAGTTTACAAGCAACACAAATTCTACCCCCAGCCCAATTCACTACAGACTAATGTCAGCCATCGAGCACCAAGGGGGTGCTTTCAGTGGCCACTACGTCTGCTATCGACGGAGCCAAATGACTGGGCGTTGGCTTTTTATATCGGACGATTCAATCAAAGAGGTCGATTGGCAGAAAGTTTGCCAATGTCAGGCATACATGCTGTTCTATGAAGCTATGTAA